A section of the Ensifer adhaerens genome encodes:
- a CDS encoding DUF6766 family protein, with protein MKILKDNGLTIVLLLATFVTIGGMFLTGLTVYNDEPAEHGAGAISLGEYITTGHFLAALFENWESEFLQMSAYVILTAFLFQRGSAESKDPDEASPEDADPADDKDQSEAPLPVRMGGLPRSVYSYSLGLALFVLFVVSFVMHLRESAAADAADALMHGQPAPSVGEHLLSAQMWFESFQNWQSEFLSTAILVVLSIFLRFRGSPESKPVSAPHSETGA; from the coding sequence ATGAAGATTCTCAAGGACAATGGGCTGACAATCGTATTGCTGCTGGCGACATTCGTTACCATCGGCGGAATGTTCCTAACGGGGTTGACCGTCTACAACGACGAACCCGCAGAGCACGGCGCTGGCGCCATTTCTCTCGGGGAATATATTACCACAGGTCATTTCCTGGCGGCCCTCTTCGAGAACTGGGAGTCGGAGTTCCTTCAGATGTCCGCGTACGTGATACTCACCGCCTTTCTCTTTCAGCGTGGCTCCGCTGAATCGAAAGATCCCGATGAGGCGTCGCCGGAGGATGCCGATCCGGCCGACGACAAGGACCAATCCGAAGCGCCGCTACCGGTGCGGATGGGCGGACTACCCCGATCCGTGTACTCCTATTCTCTGGGCCTGGCTTTGTTTGTACTGTTCGTGGTGAGCTTTGTTATGCACCTGCGCGAAAGCGCTGCGGCCGACGCTGCCGATGCATTGATGCATGGACAACCGGCCCCCTCGGTAGGCGAGCATTTGCTGAGTGCGCAGATGTGGTTTGAATCATTCCAAAATTGGCAAAGTGAGTTCCTTTCGACAGCCATCCTTGTTGTTCTTTCTATCTTTCTTCGGTTCCGAGGGTCGCCCGAATCCAAGCCGGTGTCTGCTCCTCATTCGGAAACGGGGGCGTAA
- the glf gene encoding UDP-galactopyranose mutase, producing the protein MFDWLVVGAGFAGSVIAERLASQRDERVLVIDRRNHIGGNAYDRYDDSGILIHQYGPHIFHTNSDAIVEYLSAFTDWRPYEHRVLAAVDGQLLPVPINRTTINQLYGLHLATEDEVERFYSAQAEPIAQILTSEDVVVGRVGRDLYEKFFRGYTRKQWGMDPSQLDKSVTARVPARTNNDDRYFQDKFQAMPWRGYTRMFERMLSHPNIMIMLQAEFEAVRRNVAVRRVIYTGAIDEYFNFRYGKLPYRSLKFEHRTVDCEWHQPVAVVNYPQDKAYTRITEYKHLTGQDHPRTSLTFEYPAAEGDPYYPIPRRDNQELYNRYRELGEELENVRFLGRLATYRYYNMDQIVGQALAEFRRIQAEIPVNRTDSKVTRQP; encoded by the coding sequence ATGTTTGATTGGCTTGTGGTTGGCGCTGGTTTCGCCGGGAGCGTCATCGCTGAGAGATTGGCGAGCCAGCGCGATGAGCGTGTGCTCGTCATCGACCGTCGCAACCACATTGGTGGCAATGCCTATGACCGCTACGACGACAGCGGGATTCTCATTCATCAATATGGCCCCCATATCTTCCATACCAACTCCGACGCTATCGTCGAATATCTTTCGGCTTTCACTGATTGGCGCCCGTACGAACACCGCGTGCTGGCAGCGGTCGATGGTCAACTCTTGCCAGTACCGATCAACCGAACGACCATCAACCAGCTGTATGGACTTCATCTTGCGACTGAGGATGAAGTCGAACGGTTCTACTCCGCTCAAGCCGAGCCAATTGCGCAAATCTTGACTTCGGAGGACGTAGTCGTCGGTCGAGTTGGGCGCGATCTCTACGAAAAATTCTTCCGGGGTTACACCCGCAAACAGTGGGGAATGGACCCTTCACAACTGGACAAGTCGGTTACCGCCAGGGTTCCAGCACGCACTAACAACGACGACCGCTACTTTCAGGATAAGTTCCAAGCCATGCCTTGGCGAGGTTACACCCGCATGTTCGAGCGAATGTTAAGCCATCCGAACATAATGATCATGCTGCAGGCAGAGTTTGAAGCGGTCCGCCGCAATGTTGCGGTCCGCCGGGTGATCTATACCGGGGCGATCGATGAGTACTTCAACTTCCGCTATGGCAAACTGCCCTATCGCTCACTGAAGTTCGAACATCGGACTGTCGATTGTGAGTGGCACCAGCCCGTGGCCGTTGTCAACTATCCGCAGGACAAAGCCTACACTCGCATCACCGAATATAAGCATCTGACAGGTCAAGATCACCCGCGCACGAGCCTCACCTTCGAGTACCCAGCAGCGGAAGGCGATCCCTACTACCCGATCCCGCGCAGAGACAATCAAGAGCTCTATAATCGATACCGGGAGCTGGGCGAAGAACTTGAAAATGTGCGTTTCCTAGGCAGGCTCGCGACCTATCGCTACTACAATATGGATCAGATCGTAGGCCAGGCTTTGGCAGAGTTCCGCCGAATTCAGGCAGAAATACCTGTAAATCGTACCGATTCTAAAGTCACGAGACAGCCGTGA
- a CDS encoding glycosyltransferase: MLKLDGNPNAFRPVDTRRYLVCFSHLRWRFVFQRPQQLMTLATRHYKVLYVEEPLFEEGAEPTLRSERDESGVGVLTPILPATLTEAQAVAEQTRLTRELAADLGERIHVCWYYTPMAYEFSDGIEADILVYDCMDELSAFKGAPQRLAENERRLLRVADLLFTGGMSLYEAKRRLHRAVCAFPSSVDQHHFRKARRPSLPEPASQSHLRHPRIGYFGVIDERMDLNLVEAAARLRPNFEFILVGPVVKIEETSLPRRENLHWLGRQDYAVLPNFLRGWDVAFMPFALNASTRFISPTKTPEFLAAGIPVVSTAVKDVVRPYGERGLVKICDTPESLVCAVDALLSQPTERWLGEVDTFLAGMSWEKTWAEMHGLILQVTPDWDARRSPATSSTATAAARASDV, from the coding sequence ATGCTCAAACTCGACGGCAATCCCAACGCATTTCGTCCTGTAGATACGCGACGATACTTGGTTTGCTTTTCACACCTGCGCTGGAGGTTCGTTTTTCAACGACCCCAGCAACTAATGACGCTTGCGACGCGACATTACAAAGTCCTTTACGTCGAGGAACCGTTGTTTGAGGAAGGCGCGGAGCCGACGCTACGCAGCGAGCGGGACGAGAGCGGAGTTGGAGTTTTGACGCCAATCTTGCCCGCGACACTGACGGAAGCACAAGCGGTTGCTGAACAGACAAGATTGACGCGGGAGTTAGCAGCCGATCTTGGGGAACGCATCCATGTGTGCTGGTACTACACGCCTATGGCTTACGAGTTTAGTGATGGGATCGAGGCTGACATTCTTGTCTATGATTGCATGGATGAGCTTTCAGCGTTTAAAGGTGCTCCCCAAAGGCTGGCTGAAAATGAGCGCCGGCTGCTGCGTGTAGCCGATCTGTTGTTCACCGGCGGCATGAGTCTGTATGAAGCCAAACGGCGCCTGCATCGTGCAGTCTGCGCCTTTCCCAGCAGCGTTGATCAGCATCATTTCCGAAAAGCGAGGCGTCCGAGCCTGCCAGAGCCGGCGTCTCAATCTCACCTCCGTCATCCCCGCATCGGGTACTTCGGCGTCATCGATGAGCGAATGGATCTTAACCTGGTGGAGGCCGCAGCCCGGCTGCGGCCCAATTTCGAATTCATTTTAGTCGGGCCCGTCGTAAAGATTGAAGAGACATCTCTTCCGCGGCGGGAGAACTTGCATTGGCTCGGCCGGCAGGACTACGCGGTTCTGCCCAATTTCCTGCGCGGCTGGGACGTGGCCTTTATGCCTTTCGCATTGAACGCATCCACCCGGTTTATAAGCCCGACAAAAACGCCAGAGTTCCTGGCCGCAGGCATACCTGTGGTCTCGACCGCTGTGAAAGACGTGGTTCGTCCCTATGGCGAACGCGGGTTGGTCAAGATCTGCGATACACCGGAAAGCTTAGTATGTGCAGTGGACGCGTTGCTTTCACAACCGACAGAGCGGTGGCTAGGTGAAGTCGACACCTTCTTGGCGGGCATGTCTTGGGAAAAGACATGGGCTGAAATGCACGGGCTGATCCTCCAGGTGACGCCAGACTGGGATGCCCGCCGAAGCCCGGCCACCTCGTCCACAGCAACCGCCGCTGCGCGTGCCAGCGATGTTTGA
- a CDS encoding IS3 family transposase yields the protein MYSYEDRMRAVQLYIKLGRRVNATIRQLGYPTKNALKQWCREYERGPGLSAGYIRTKRRYSDEQKRIAVEHYLSHGRCIAWTIKALGYPCRGKLSAWIDEYEPDGRRRVLSSNATAIPRSEQQKRTAVIDLCSRRESARSVAQKVGVSRQTLYDWKNQKLGREVPASMTRRRALPPTASRDELERELEALRRDVQRLQLEHDLLKKANELIKKDLGIDLRLLANREKTLLVDALRQIYALPELLTRLEFARSSYFYHRSLLCLDDQYAELRQTIVSLFEANRNCYGYRRIHAALTRRGEQVSEKVVRRLMKQEQLVVATVKRRRYTSYQGELDAAPENLVNRDFHAARPNEKWLTDITEFQLPAGKVYLSPIIDCFDGLVVSWSVSTRPDAELVNTMLDAAIETISLSERPVVHSDRGAHYRWPGWLSRMHNAQLARSMSRKGCSPDNSACEGFFGRLKNEMYYHRDWINTTLDDFMQQVDSYIRWYNQHRIKISLGGLSPAEYRRNLGIAA from the coding sequence ATGTATTCGTACGAAGACCGCATGAGAGCCGTGCAGCTCTACATCAAGCTTGGTAGACGCGTGAATGCCACGATCCGTCAGTTGGGCTATCCGACGAAGAATGCTCTCAAGCAATGGTGCCGCGAGTACGAACGCGGTCCCGGCTTGTCGGCAGGTTATATTCGCACCAAACGACGGTATTCGGATGAGCAGAAGCGGATTGCCGTCGAGCACTATCTGAGCCACGGCCGTTGCATAGCATGGACCATCAAGGCGCTTGGCTACCCTTGCCGTGGAAAGCTCTCGGCTTGGATCGACGAATATGAACCCGATGGCAGGCGACGAGTTCTCAGCAGCAACGCAACCGCTATTCCGAGATCGGAGCAACAGAAGCGAACGGCCGTGATCGATTTGTGCTCTCGGCGTGAGAGTGCCCGCTCGGTGGCTCAGAAGGTAGGCGTGAGCCGGCAGACGTTGTACGACTGGAAGAACCAGAAACTTGGTCGTGAGGTCCCTGCATCCATGACACGCCGTCGCGCATTACCACCGACAGCCAGCCGAGACGAACTCGAGCGTGAACTCGAGGCGCTACGTAGAGATGTGCAGCGCCTTCAACTCGAACACGACCTGCTGAAGAAGGCTAACGAACTCATAAAAAAAGATCTGGGCATCGACCTGCGGCTCCTGGCAAACCGGGAAAAGACCCTGCTGGTTGATGCCCTGAGACAGATCTATGCGTTACCAGAACTCCTCACGCGGCTTGAGTTCGCCCGCAGCTCCTATTTTTATCATCGGTCTCTGCTTTGCCTTGATGACCAATACGCCGAGCTTCGCCAAACCATTGTGTCTCTCTTCGAAGCCAATCGTAACTGTTACGGCTACAGACGCATTCATGCGGCCCTGACCAGGAGAGGAGAGCAGGTTTCCGAAAAGGTCGTACGCCGCCTGATGAAGCAGGAGCAGCTCGTCGTCGCCACCGTGAAGCGGCGTCGGTACACGTCGTACCAAGGGGAACTAGACGCTGCACCAGAAAATTTGGTCAATCGTGATTTCCACGCTGCAAGGCCAAACGAGAAGTGGCTTACCGATATCACGGAGTTCCAGTTGCCTGCGGGGAAAGTGTATCTGTCGCCTATTATCGACTGCTTCGACGGGCTTGTTGTCAGTTGGTCCGTGAGCACACGTCCAGACGCAGAACTCGTGAACACCATGCTCGATGCCGCAATCGAAACGATCAGCCTTTCCGAGCGGCCAGTTGTGCACTCTGATCGGGGTGCCCATTATCGCTGGCCTGGCTGGCTGTCGCGCATGCACAATGCTCAGTTGGCCCGCTCCATGTCACGCAAAGGGTGCTCACCGGATAACTCAGCCTGCGAGGGCTTCTTTGGACGGCTAAAAAACGAGATGTACTACCATCGCGACTGGATCAATACGACGCTTGACGACTTCATGCAGCAAGTGGATTCCTATATCCGTTGGTACAACCAGCATCGCATAAAAATCTCACTCGGTGGCCTTAGCCCCGCGGAATACCGCCGGAACCTCGGAATTGCAGCATAA
- a CDS encoding sulfatase-like hydrolase/transferase produces MPNGGNHRSVKRHDGQRAARTGRSDIMSYPNDTLRALACTNALTAEFVDRLERSGLMEDTVLVIQSDHLAMRNEIYSMLEGQSGATC; encoded by the coding sequence TTGCCAAACGGCGGCAACCACAGAAGTGTCAAGCGACATGATGGTCAGCGCGCCGCGCGCACAGGACGTTCGGACATTATGAGCTATCCGAATGACACGCTCAGGGCTCTGGCGTGCACCAATGCCTTGACTGCCGAGTTTGTCGACCGCCTGGAGCGGTCTGGCCTTATGGAAGACACTGTCCTTGTCATTCAAAGCGACCATCTTGCCATGCGCAACGAGATATATTCGATGCTTGAGGGTCAGAGCGGCGCAACATGTTGA
- a CDS encoding peptidase M29: MLQERIEGKWLACFRRVFVLNGIGPGARVAIVAETQSRPVLVQLADLACHDLGADYCMVTMPTPRQTAPVPVKSTGTSLAIQGNRAAIEAMKQCEIIVDCTVEGMVHAVEWPEIEAAGARILVVCNEHPEILERCEPTAELGPKVALGIQMLREAKEMRVTSAAGTDLVIDLRDAPCGGTPGFGTTPGAVAHWPGGLCLAFPGSNTVNGRIVMDVGDMNLTFKSYLTSRIDFTVENDFVREIKGDGLDAELFRDYMEAWEDPLAYGFSHVGWGMNPTARWVSGALYDKRDMQAVEFRAWAGNFLWSTGANQYAGRFTEGHFDLPMRKCTITLDGRVVVKEGRLQGDLAL; the protein is encoded by the coding sequence ATGCTGCAGGAGCGCATTGAAGGGAAGTGGCTTGCCTGCTTCCGACGGGTCTTCGTGCTCAATGGAATAGGTCCGGGAGCGCGGGTGGCGATCGTGGCGGAAACGCAGTCGCGGCCGGTGCTGGTACAGCTCGCCGATCTCGCCTGCCATGATCTCGGCGCCGATTACTGCATGGTCACCATGCCCACCCCGCGCCAGACGGCGCCGGTGCCGGTGAAGTCGACCGGCACGTCGCTCGCCATCCAGGGCAATCGCGCGGCGATCGAGGCCATGAAGCAGTGCGAGATCATCGTCGACTGCACGGTGGAGGGCATGGTCCATGCCGTCGAATGGCCCGAGATCGAGGCGGCCGGTGCGCGTATTCTCGTCGTCTGCAACGAGCATCCCGAAATCCTCGAACGCTGCGAGCCGACGGCAGAACTCGGCCCCAAGGTGGCGCTCGGCATCCAAATGCTGCGCGAGGCGAAGGAGATGCGCGTCACCTCGGCCGCAGGCACCGATCTCGTCATCGACCTCAGGGATGCGCCCTGCGGCGGCACACCGGGTTTCGGCACGACGCCGGGTGCCGTGGCGCATTGGCCGGGCGGCCTGTGCCTGGCCTTCCCTGGCTCGAACACCGTCAATGGCCGCATCGTCATGGATGTTGGCGATATGAACCTGACCTTCAAGAGCTATCTGACGAGCCGCATCGACTTCACTGTCGAGAACGATTTCGTCAGGGAAATCAAAGGCGATGGTTTGGATGCCGAGCTCTTCCGCGACTATATGGAAGCCTGGGAGGACCCGCTGGCCTACGGCTTCTCGCATGTCGGCTGGGGCATGAATCCGACCGCCCGCTGGGTCTCCGGCGCGCTCTATGACAAGCGCGACATGCAGGCCGTCGAGTTCCGCGCCTGGGCCGGCAATTTCCTCTGGTCCACCGGCGCCAACCAATATGCCGGTCGCTTCACCGAGGGGCATTTCGACCTACCGATGCGCAAATGCACGATCACGCTCGATGGTCGCGTGGTGGTGAAGGAAGGCCGTCTCCAGGGTGATCTCGCCCTCTGA
- a CDS encoding acyl-CoA dehydrogenase family protein, which translates to MSEPADYYDLSRTRPEVLDVLTRINELGRERFAPRAKGVDDEASFPVENYRDLAAEGFLTLTVPEEFGGHGFSLGEYAMVGAEIGKYCGATALTFNMHNSSMMWSRFMYELPNLTDEDRAAFAPLRERQFRRAVKEQGIYSQPISEAGQNWTSKPAQTSCRKVEGGWKINGFKKFASLAGYCDYYSIVCTEHFEGIEPRHEDTMIFVVHKDAPGLSVTGSWDPLGMRGTNSRDLILKDVFVTEEDLMMPRGIFIKTLPHWPHMMATLSPTYMGVAQGAFDFTVAYLRGEVPGQPPADRRMFGTKRLTVGKMYTQLAAMRALWWQAFMEAQGFPTKAQVMRMYAAQYNVMEGVQEIAALAIRTCGGQSMLKTMPLERMYRDSRCGALMLPYTTEIMEDYLSVLTLYDMDELDRAPGDEGGARSSLWRGTGGTLKGLR; encoded by the coding sequence ATGAGCGAACCTGCAGACTACTATGACCTCTCCCGCACCCGGCCCGAAGTGCTCGATGTGCTCACCCGCATCAACGAACTTGGCCGCGAACGTTTCGCGCCGCGCGCCAAGGGCGTTGACGACGAGGCGTCCTTCCCTGTTGAGAACTACAGGGATCTTGCCGCCGAGGGATTTCTGACCCTGACGGTTCCCGAGGAATTCGGCGGCCACGGCTTCAGCCTCGGCGAATATGCCATGGTCGGCGCGGAGATCGGTAAATATTGCGGCGCCACCGCGCTCACCTTCAACATGCACAACTCCTCCATGATGTGGTCGCGCTTCATGTACGAGCTGCCGAACCTCACCGATGAGGACCGCGCCGCCTTCGCGCCGCTGCGCGAGCGCCAGTTCCGACGCGCTGTTAAGGAGCAAGGCATCTATTCGCAGCCGATTTCCGAGGCCGGGCAGAACTGGACGTCCAAGCCCGCGCAGACCTCCTGTCGCAAGGTCGAGGGCGGCTGGAAGATCAACGGCTTCAAGAAGTTCGCCTCGCTTGCCGGCTATTGCGACTACTACTCCATCGTTTGCACCGAGCATTTCGAGGGCATCGAGCCGCGCCATGAGGACACGATGATCTTCGTCGTCCACAAGGATGCGCCGGGGCTTTCCGTGACGGGCAGCTGGGATCCGCTCGGCATGCGCGGCACCAACAGCCGCGACTTGATCCTCAAGGACGTCTTCGTCACAGAAGAGGACCTGATGATGCCGCGCGGCATCTTCATCAAGACCCTGCCGCACTGGCCGCACATGATGGCGACGCTCTCGCCAACCTATATGGGCGTGGCGCAGGGCGCCTTCGATTTCACCGTCGCCTATCTGCGCGGCGAGGTGCCCGGCCAGCCGCCGGCCGACCGGCGCATGTTTGGCACAAAGCGCCTTACCGTCGGCAAGATGTACACCCAGCTCGCCGCCATGCGCGCGCTGTGGTGGCAGGCCTTCATGGAAGCGCAGGGCTTTCCAACCAAGGCGCAGGTCATGCGCATGTATGCCGCGCAGTACAATGTCATGGAGGGCGTACAGGAGATCGCGGCTCTTGCCATCCGCACCTGCGGCGGCCAGTCCATGCTGAAGACCATGCCGCTGGAGCGCATGTATCGCGACAGCCGCTGCGGCGCGCTGATGCTCCCCTACACGACCGAGATCATGGAGGACTACCTCTCTGTCCTGACGCTCTACGACATGGACGAGCTCGACAGGGCGCCGGGCGACGAGGGCGGCGCGCGCTCTTCGCTGTGGCGCGGCACAGGCGGCACGCTCAAGGGGCTGCGCTGA
- a CDS encoding alpha/beta fold hydrolase, which produces MVEERVQVIGFSAAEPAAVWAIVGNFCGAWHPVIAEIRAERDERGALIRAFTAKGEETLYREQLTYRSDTDLVLAYTHLTGIAGVERYDARLQVFAGEASGSRIEWSAQLSASAERALAIAAGTRAIFEMGLAALDGLVGDARPNKPVASEDEAPALRTLFIDGNAQLALAVSPQKPGPLVLFLHGIGGGRDNWLAQLRAVAPTMRAAALDLRGYGESRLGASPSTVEAYCGDILRVADALGVQKLVLCGLSYGSWIATSFAMRYPEKLAGLVLSGGCTGLSEASVAEREAFRTAREAPLNAGKTPADFAPAVVDVLAGPNAGEAVRQALFASMAAIPTSTYRDALACFTTPPERFDFTRLTMPVLMMTGEHDRLASPAEIRGVASRIVEAAPRASVRFEVIADAGHVCNVERPEAYNRVLTEFLTEVAS; this is translated from the coding sequence ATGGTCGAGGAGCGGGTTCAGGTCATCGGGTTTTCCGCGGCAGAACCTGCCGCGGTCTGGGCAATCGTCGGCAATTTCTGCGGCGCCTGGCATCCCGTTATCGCGGAGATCCGGGCCGAGCGCGATGAACGCGGCGCGCTGATCCGCGCCTTCACAGCGAAGGGTGAGGAGACGCTCTACCGCGAACAGCTGACCTACCGTTCCGACACCGACCTTGTGCTCGCCTATACCCATCTCACAGGCATTGCTGGCGTGGAGCGCTACGACGCCCGGCTTCAGGTCTTTGCCGGCGAGGCGAGCGGCAGCCGCATCGAATGGTCGGCGCAGCTTTCCGCCTCCGCCGAGCGGGCATTAGCGATTGCCGCCGGCACCCGTGCGATTTTCGAAATGGGCCTTGCTGCGCTTGATGGTCTCGTCGGCGATGCGCGGCCGAACAAGCCAGTTGCTTCGGAGGACGAAGCGCCCGCACTGCGAACGCTTTTCATCGACGGCAATGCGCAACTCGCGCTGGCCGTCTCGCCGCAGAAGCCAGGCCCGCTCGTGCTGTTCCTGCATGGCATCGGTGGTGGTCGCGACAATTGGCTGGCACAGCTTCGCGCGGTTGCGCCGACCATGCGGGCCGCCGCCCTCGATCTGCGGGGCTATGGCGAAAGCCGCCTCGGTGCATCGCCAAGCACGGTCGAAGCCTATTGCGGGGACATCCTGCGGGTCGCCGACGCGCTGGGTGTTCAAAAACTCGTGCTCTGCGGTCTTTCCTACGGATCTTGGATCGCCACCTCCTTCGCCATGCGTTACCCCGAAAAGCTGGCGGGCCTTGTGCTCTCGGGCGGCTGCACCGGCTTGTCCGAGGCCAGTGTCGCGGAGCGTGAGGCCTTTCGCACGGCGCGGGAAGCGCCGCTCAATGCCGGCAAGACGCCGGCCGACTTCGCGCCTGCGGTCGTCGATGTGCTGGCCGGCCCGAATGCCGGGGAGGCGGTGCGCCAGGCGCTCTTTGCTTCCATGGCCGCCATTCCGACCTCAACATATCGGGATGCGCTCGCCTGTTTCACCACGCCGCCGGAGCGCTTCGATTTTACCAGGCTCACCATGCCGGTGCTGATGATGACCGGCGAACACGACCGCCTCGCATCCCCGGCCGAAATCCGCGGCGTGGCAAGCCGGATCGTCGAGGCCGCCCCGCGCGCCTCGGTCCGTTTCGAGGTGATCGCGGATGCCGGCCATGTCTGCAATGTCGAGCGGCCCGAGGCTTATAACCGGGTGCTCACGGAATTCCTCACGGAGGTCGCGTCATGA
- a CDS encoding TetR/AcrR family transcriptional regulator, whose protein sequence is MTALPKRQQNRILRERRILDAALVVFSQKGFVSASMDDIAAEAGLTKPTLYQYFPSKDELFTAMMTEERDHMLESFEYPSASGMVAELYAFSWHYADVVLRPDMLNLARLIIGEAQRLPDVGRAYQASGPDRVLAGMIAYLERQRATGLIVFDDAELAAEDLWGLILSAPRNRALHIPDAVPDRATIERYIRNGLRVFLRAYSTAPDKDLAALSSLTPPPATATE, encoded by the coding sequence ATGACGGCTCTTCCCAAGCGCCAGCAGAACCGCATCCTGCGCGAGCGCCGCATTCTCGACGCCGCCCTCGTCGTCTTCTCGCAGAAGGGTTTCGTCAGCGCCTCGATGGATGACATCGCCGCCGAGGCGGGACTGACCAAGCCGACGCTCTACCAGTATTTCCCCTCCAAGGACGAACTCTTCACGGCCATGATGACCGAGGAGCGCGACCACATGCTCGAATCCTTCGAGTATCCCTCCGCGTCCGGCATGGTCGCCGAACTCTACGCCTTCTCCTGGCACTATGCCGATGTCGTGCTGCGCCCAGATATGCTGAACCTCGCCCGGTTGATCATCGGTGAAGCGCAGCGGCTGCCGGATGTCGGCCGCGCCTACCAGGCCTCCGGCCCCGACCGGGTGCTCGCCGGCATGATCGCCTATCTCGAGCGCCAACGCGCGACCGGCCTGATCGTCTTCGACGATGCCGAACTGGCGGCGGAGGATCTCTGGGGCCTCATTCTTTCAGCGCCGCGCAACAGGGCGCTGCACATTCCCGATGCCGTGCCCGACCGCGCAACCATCGAACGCTATATCCGCAACGGCCTCCGCGTCTTCCTGCGCGCCTATTCCACGGCGCCGGACAAGGACCTTGCCGCCCTTTCATCCCTGACGCCGCCGCCGGCCACCGCAACGGAGTGA
- a CDS encoding glutamine synthetase family protein, whose amino-acid sequence MTLDAYLDDPATRFATVAMTDTNGLLRGQMVSVRSLAGIARAGMGMSPVTFALDPTDVVLNIPGVSDETSDFHDDPLVLDPSTVRRLPWSKPGHDLLVLSNYGGATSALCPRSLLTRVLARAGEAGYAPRYGMELEYTLFDETPESAREKGYRNLKTATMHKSHDLVLYQVQQTEWYEALAEICEPLKIDLAKMHEEIGGGFLEACIAAGTGLEPADQLVLLKNFVRALAQRQGKCVTFMPRWTEEADSQSIHLHVSLMGKDGGKVFHDPAGKNGMSQAFRHFIGGLQKYIGDMTLIFQPSVNSYRRFAPGTFAPPGLTWGFENRTTCFRVVGHDAGSLRVENRLPGADTNPYLTVAATVAAGVAGIVEGIEPEPEVIGNGYVKAGAGPDFARSMPEAIQRLRSSSFAKDWLGERFVEAFAASRQSQHDEFCKKVPDVELQRFFDLG is encoded by the coding sequence ATGACCCTCGACGCCTATCTCGACGATCCCGCCACCCGTTTCGCCACCGTCGCCATGACCGATACGAACGGCCTGCTGCGCGGCCAGATGGTGTCCGTGCGCTCGCTCGCCGGCATTGCGCGCGCCGGCATGGGCATGTCGCCGGTCACCTTCGCGCTCGACCCGACTGACGTCGTGCTGAATATCCCTGGCGTCTCGGACGAAACCTCGGATTTCCACGACGACCCGCTGGTGCTGGATCCCTCCACGGTCCGCCGCCTGCCCTGGTCGAAGCCAGGTCATGACCTCTTGGTGCTCTCCAACTATGGCGGCGCGACGTCGGCACTTTGCCCGCGTTCGCTCCTGACGCGGGTGCTGGCGCGGGCCGGGGAGGCGGGTTATGCGCCGCGCTACGGCATGGAGCTGGAATATACCCTGTTCGACGAGACGCCGGAAAGCGCGCGCGAAAAGGGCTATCGCAACCTCAAGACCGCGACCATGCACAAGAGCCACGACCTCGTGCTGTATCAGGTGCAGCAGACGGAGTGGTACGAGGCACTTGCCGAAATCTGCGAGCCGCTGAAGATCGACCTCGCCAAGATGCATGAGGAGATCGGCGGCGGCTTCCTCGAAGCCTGCATCGCCGCCGGCACGGGCCTTGAGCCGGCTGACCAGCTCGTCCTTCTCAAGAATTTCGTGCGCGCACTGGCGCAGCGGCAGGGCAAATGCGTCACATTCATGCCGCGCTGGACGGAGGAGGCCGACAGCCAGTCGATCCACCTCCATGTCAGCCTCATGGGCAAGGACGGCGGAAAGGTCTTCCACGATCCCGCGGGTAAAAACGGCATGTCGCAGGCCTTCCGCCACTTCATCGGCGGACTGCAGAAATATATCGGCGACATGACGCTGATCTTCCAGCCGAGCGTCAATTCCTACCGCCGCTTCGCGCCCGGCACCTTCGCGCCGCCGGGCCTCACCTGGGGCTTCGAGAACCGCACGACCTGCTTCCGCGTCGTCGGTCATGATGCGGGCTCGCTGCGCGTCGAAAACCGCCTGCCGGGCGCCGACACCAATCCTTATCTGACGGTCGCCGCGACCGTTGCGGCCGGTGTCGCCGGCATCGTCGAGGGCATCGAGCCCGAGCCGGAGGTCATCGGCAACGGCTATGTGAAGGCGGGTGCCGGACCGGATTTCGCCCGCTCCATGCCGGAGGCGATCCAGCGCCTGCGCAGCTCCAGCTTCGCCAAGGACTGGCTCGGCGAGCGCTTCGTCGAGGCCTTTGCCGCAAGCCGCCAGAGCCAGCATGACGAATTCTGCAAGAAAGTACCCGATGTAGAACTGCAACGCTTCTTTGACCTGGGGTAA